Proteins from a genomic interval of Paenibacillus lentus:
- a CDS encoding DNA methyltransferase — MKGKAPAWYGDRRQSTVWRSGLLVDEPEPSTVWEVSRGDVSKYVHLTQKPLELLAISIRNSSQNGDIVVDFFGEAALH, encoded by the coding sequence TTGAAAGGAAAGGCGCCAGCTTGGTACGGCGACCGCCGGCAGTCGACCGTATGGCGTTCGGGTTTGCTCGTTGATGAGCCGGAGCCATCGACAGTGTGGGAGGTATCTCGCGGGGATGTCAGCAAGTACGTTCATCTCACACAGAAGCCATTGGAGTTGCTGGCTATATCGATCAGGAACAGCAGCCAGAATGGAGACATAGTTGTCGATTTCTTCGGAGAAGCGGCTCTACACTGA
- a CDS encoding DUF5677 domain-containing protein, translated as MLREELDRLYTDYEEEDLKKIQLSKCISYGDLVMKGIIRDNDKFANTEVIVLSLYRNVLELLDGLYLLVDHNSKSSSIVVLRSLFEASANFSYLLIDHAKIEERANFYYVGFAMEEIKACKKTLSLDRKGILSAEKLQKKIDDHNKNLNGYQQKNYNEWKRQKNKLVKIRNNSDVHSNWYSVFNGPRSLKQLSERVNLKDVYDLIYSNFSLEAHGFVSLDGIRLIEDGGVQFQPLRSIDTLQMPIYLGTRLFSMCTAYLLKTYLKDQLEDFNIFFDEITKYFD; from the coding sequence ATGTTAAGAGAAGAACTTGATCGATTGTACACTGATTATGAAGAGGAAGATCTGAAAAAAATACAATTAAGCAAATGTATAAGTTATGGCGATTTAGTGATGAAAGGAATTATACGAGATAACGATAAATTCGCAAATACTGAAGTAATTGTCCTATCTCTCTACAGAAACGTATTGGAACTACTTGATGGTTTATATCTACTAGTGGATCACAACTCTAAAAGCAGTTCCATAGTGGTTCTTAGAAGTTTATTTGAAGCCAGTGCTAACTTTAGCTATCTTCTAATTGATCATGCAAAGATTGAAGAACGGGCCAATTTTTATTATGTCGGCTTTGCGATGGAAGAGATAAAAGCTTGTAAAAAAACACTCTCGCTTGATAGAAAAGGAATTCTCTCTGCAGAAAAGCTACAAAAGAAAATAGATGATCATAATAAAAATTTAAATGGTTATCAACAAAAGAATTATAACGAGTGGAAAAGGCAAAAAAATAAGCTTGTTAAAATAAGAAATAATTCGGATGTCCATTCAAATTGGTATTCAGTTTTCAATGGACCACGTTCTCTTAAGCAACTATCAGAGAGAGTGAATTTGAAAGATGTTTATGATTTGATTTATTCTAATTTTTCTTTAGAAGCACATGGATTCGTTTCTTTAGATGGGATTAGGTTAATAGAAGACGGAGGAGTTCAGTTTCAACCTCTTAGATCTATAGATACATTACAAATGCCAATTTATTTAGGGACGAGGCTTTTCTCGATGTGCACAGCTTACTTACTAAAAACATATTTAAAAGATCAATTGGAGGACTTTAATATTTTCTTTGATGAAATAACAAAATACTTTGATTGA
- the istB gene encoding IS21-like element helper ATPase IstB: protein MPTELANLCRQLRLAHVMDYVSLQQNEEIRSIVEQILSAELDGRRRAKLGKLVQQAGFPHIKTFEGYAYDHITFPNGSSPEKIQGLEWLERKENLLLMGAVGTGKTHMATALGVEACRRGNAVQFYRASDLVAMLQEKFTTGTLNRFRDKLRKVDLLILDEVGYVPFNQTGSELLFNVIADCYEQKSVIVTSNLEFGQWTSIFGDTKLTSALVDRLVHHAHILSFTGESFRFKQAMERIPM from the coding sequence ATGCCAACAGAATTAGCCAATTTATGTCGGCAGCTACGATTGGCCCATGTCATGGACTATGTATCGCTTCAACAAAATGAAGAGATTCGAAGCATTGTGGAACAGATTCTAAGTGCGGAACTGGACGGACGCCGCCGTGCCAAGCTGGGAAAGCTCGTCCAGCAGGCAGGATTTCCGCATATTAAGACCTTTGAGGGGTATGCCTATGACCATATCACTTTTCCGAACGGCAGCAGTCCAGAGAAAATTCAGGGATTGGAATGGTTAGAGCGCAAGGAGAATTTACTCTTAATGGGTGCCGTAGGCACAGGCAAGACGCATATGGCAACGGCATTGGGTGTGGAGGCTTGTCGCCGTGGCAATGCGGTGCAGTTCTACCGAGCCTCCGATTTAGTTGCCATGCTTCAGGAGAAATTTACGACGGGAACACTTAACCGATTTCGAGATAAGTTGAGAAAAGTTGACTTGCTCATTCTTGATGAGGTTGGTTACGTCCCATTCAACCAAACCGGTTCTGAACTATTATTTAACGTGATAGCGGATTGCTATGAACAAAAGAGTGTGATCGTTACATCTAACTTAGAGTTTGGTCAATGGACATCGATATTCGGCGATACCAAACTCACGTCAGCACTCGTCGATCGTCTGGTGCACCATGCTCATATTCTTTCCTTCACAGGTGAGAGCTTCCGCTTCAAGCAAGCAATGGAACGAATTCCTATGTAA
- the istA gene encoding IS21 family transposase produces the protein MLKMPQQDYIRFLREVEGCSVNEIAERVGVHWRTAKKYADQTNWNVSVAKRKSRSPVMGAFMEIVDTWLEEDRLLPRKQRHTGVRIFQRLRDEHQFTGGQRTVLAYVQKRKSEMELERAKTYERLEHPPGEAQVDFTTLEVSQGHHMLTYKLLVMSFPHSNAAFVYPTPAENQECFLEAMKQCFEQMGGVPQRIWFDNLSAAVVHIEKGGERQLTEGFLRFCAHYRFEAVFCNPYSGHEKGHVENKCGYSKRNWAVPIPIYENHEQLVAYFAEQATQDHQRKHYAQNRRIADLWEDDRRKLLTLPEHGFDAFRLAAAVVNKYGEIRIEDTTIPLLGMVAPGSEVLIQTFWDRLVILNGHHQKIREVPRPYTGRTADVPWSKVFSGWLRKPRSVTHSQFLRMLPETLHVYVTVKDLAERKERLQALLHWSDVYTIEQIQEAIALLGQDAAVSRVTGILGMKYGSRDLPITWEEKLSPPGTRLEGSLERYDQLVGVS, from the coding sequence ATGTTGAAAATGCCTCAACAAGACTATATCAGATTTCTACGCGAAGTAGAAGGCTGTTCTGTAAATGAAATAGCTGAACGTGTGGGGGTTCATTGGCGAACAGCAAAAAAATATGCCGATCAAACTAACTGGAATGTATCTGTGGCCAAACGAAAAAGTAGAAGTCCAGTCATGGGGGCATTTATGGAGATTGTCGATACGTGGTTGGAAGAGGACCGCTTGCTCCCCCGAAAGCAACGTCATACAGGTGTACGCATTTTTCAAAGGTTACGTGACGAACATCAATTTACAGGCGGACAACGTACAGTGCTAGCCTATGTGCAGAAACGAAAGAGTGAAATGGAACTGGAACGTGCCAAAACGTATGAACGACTAGAACATCCGCCTGGAGAGGCTCAAGTCGACTTTACGACCCTTGAGGTAAGCCAAGGGCACCATATGCTTACATATAAACTTCTGGTGATGTCTTTCCCGCATAGCAACGCTGCATTCGTTTATCCGACACCGGCGGAAAATCAGGAATGCTTCTTAGAAGCGATGAAGCAATGCTTCGAACAGATGGGCGGTGTTCCTCAGCGGATATGGTTCGACAACCTGTCTGCCGCCGTCGTGCATATCGAGAAAGGAGGCGAGCGGCAATTAACCGAAGGCTTTCTGCGATTCTGTGCCCATTACCGGTTTGAAGCTGTCTTCTGCAATCCGTATAGCGGTCATGAAAAGGGGCATGTGGAAAATAAATGCGGCTACTCTAAGAGGAACTGGGCCGTCCCCATTCCCATCTATGAAAACCATGAACAACTTGTCGCGTATTTCGCTGAGCAGGCAACTCAAGATCACCAGCGTAAGCATTATGCTCAAAACCGCCGAATCGCTGATCTGTGGGAGGATGACCGACGTAAGCTCCTTACATTGCCGGAGCATGGATTTGATGCTTTTCGCTTGGCTGCTGCGGTAGTCAATAAGTACGGGGAAATTCGGATTGAAGATACGACGATTCCGTTACTAGGAATGGTTGCGCCAGGTAGCGAGGTGCTGATCCAAACGTTCTGGGATCGTCTGGTTATCCTGAACGGTCACCACCAGAAGATTCGGGAGGTGCCTAGACCTTACACGGGACGAACGGCGGACGTTCCGTGGTCGAAAGTATTTAGCGGATGGTTGAGAAAACCGCGCAGTGTTACACATTCGCAGTTCCTTCGCATGCTGCCGGAGACACTGCACGTGTATGTGACGGTGAAGGATCTGGCTGAGCGAAAAGAGCGCCTTCAGGCGCTGTTGCACTGGAGCGATGTGTACACCATAGAACAGATCCAAGAGGCAATCGCTTTGCTAGGCCAGGATGCGGCAGTTTCCCGCGTCACGGGTATCCTTGGTATGAAATATGGAAGCCGAGACTTGCCCATTACGTGGGAGGAGAAGCTGTCGCCCCCGGGAACTCGTTTGGAGGGCTCTCTTGAGCGCTACGACCAGCTTGTGGGGGTGAGCTAA
- a CDS encoding phage terminase small subunit-related protein, with protein sequence MARARDPNRDHAKEIWLEHGGDITNRRIAEMLGVDEKKIAVWKQRDKWNVVQQKRGAPKGNKYKSVTVAVLLKVECKGETAAAPAGHTAIRRLSPLGNMKRF encoded by the coding sequence ATGGCGAGGGCTCGCGATCCGAACCGTGACCATGCCAAAGAAATATGGCTGGAACACGGAGGAGACATCACCAATAGGCGAATAGCCGAGATGCTAGGCGTAGACGAAAAGAAGATTGCTGTATGGAAACAGCGGGATAAATGGAATGTTGTACAACAAAAGCGCGGAGCCCCAAAGGGTAACAAATACAAGTCGGTAACCGTGGCGGTGCTCCTAAAGGTAGAATGCAAGGGGGAAACCGCGGCGGCTCCGGCGGGCCACACGGCAATAAGAAGGCTGTCACCACTGGGGAATATGAAACGATTTTAA
- a CDS encoding MFS transporter — translation MAIYYSAHFGVNTAGAFLLINIMIGIVTSFLGGYLSDSYGRKRVIVLAEVLRFFAFFTMMVCNSPWFLSPTVTFYMMTIHSICSALSMVATQAMLIEVSEPDERKWMYSIMFWASNLSIAIGSVLGGLLFKNYLFELLIALSAASLVTCNLIIFFIKESEESFAVNQANKGRNLKGHIIQLFTNYRNVFSDKVFMWYVFAGILVIY, via the coding sequence ATGGCTATTTACTATTCCGCCCATTTTGGCGTAAATACGGCTGGGGCATTTCTATTGATCAATATCATGATCGGAATTGTGACCAGTTTCCTGGGGGGATATTTGTCAGATAGCTATGGGAGGAAGCGGGTGATCGTTCTTGCGGAAGTTCTCCGATTCTTTGCTTTTTTTACGATGATGGTGTGTAATTCGCCTTGGTTCCTATCTCCGACGGTTACTTTTTATATGATGACTATACATAGTATATGCTCGGCGTTGTCAATGGTAGCCACACAAGCTATGCTGATCGAGGTAAGCGAGCCGGACGAGCGTAAATGGATGTATTCAATTATGTTTTGGGCAAGTAATTTGTCCATAGCGATCGGAAGTGTCCTTGGAGGCCTATTATTCAAAAATTACTTATTCGAGCTGTTAATAGCCTTGTCTGCTGCTTCATTAGTTACCTGCAATTTGATCATCTTCTTCATTAAGGAGAGTGAGGAGAGCTTTGCAGTTAACCAAGCCAATAAGGGTAGAAATTTGAAGGGACATATCATTCAACTTTTCACGAATTATCGAAATGTTTTTAGCGACAAAGTATTTATGTGGTATGTATTTGCTGGAATTCTTGTTATCTACTGA
- the mtnB gene encoding methylthioribulose 1-phosphate dehydratase: MSFTAISLEEKQSALDELRKVKQQFAARGWFPGTSGNLSIRVGEYSPDSFHFAVTSSGKDKSIHTPEDFLFVDEAGEPCETTKLKPSAETLIHAKIYRMTGCGAIFHVHTVFNNVLSELYGDQGYVPVQGIELIKGLGIWEENAAIEIPVLPNYADILSIAKLVPGALKPEIPGILLRNHGIYVWGKNAFEAKRHLEAFEFIFEVEYRRLALK, encoded by the coding sequence ATGAGTTTTACAGCTATTTCTTTAGAAGAGAAGCAATCCGCGCTGGACGAGCTGCGAAAGGTCAAGCAGCAATTTGCCGCACGGGGCTGGTTCCCCGGGACAAGCGGTAATCTCTCCATCCGCGTTGGAGAGTACTCACCTGACTCATTCCATTTCGCGGTCACCTCCAGCGGCAAAGATAAGTCCATTCACACACCGGAGGATTTCCTTTTCGTAGATGAAGCCGGCGAGCCTTGTGAAACGACAAAGCTTAAGCCGAGTGCCGAGACGCTGATCCATGCCAAAATCTATCGAATGACCGGTTGCGGTGCCATTTTTCATGTGCACACCGTTTTCAACAACGTGCTGAGCGAATTATATGGAGATCAGGGCTATGTTCCAGTACAGGGCATCGAACTGATCAAAGGACTTGGTATCTGGGAGGAAAACGCAGCAATTGAAATTCCGGTGCTGCCGAATTATGCGGACATCCTTTCAATTGCCAAGCTTGTGCCCGGCGCATTGAAGCCAGAAATCCCAGGTATATTGCTGCGCAATCATGGTATCTACGTATGGGGCAAAAATGCCTTCGAGGCGAAGCGGCATTTGGAGGCGTTCGAATTTATTTTTGAAGTGGAGTACCGTAGGTTGGCATTAAAATAA
- a CDS encoding 2-hydroxy-3-keto-5-methylthiopentenyl-1-phosphate phosphatase — protein MISRKQPVIFCDFDGTITLSDNIVAIMKHFKPKGYEPIMERILSHDISIREGVGRMFSLLPSSMKQEVTDFVLGQAGIRAGFADFLGYLRDREIPFYVTSGGIDFFVHPLLAPFDIPHEHIYCNGADFSTDKITITWPTPCDEHCSSDCGMCKTTVMRQFQTSRYERILIGDSLTDFEGAKLADRVYSRARLTEKCQELGVNHTPFDTFYDIRADLIQREGDR, from the coding sequence ATGATTAGTCGCAAGCAGCCCGTCATCTTCTGCGATTTCGACGGGACGATTACATTAAGCGATAATATCGTAGCGATTATGAAGCACTTTAAGCCTAAGGGCTACGAGCCGATTATGGAGCGGATATTATCTCATGACATATCCATCCGCGAGGGAGTCGGGCGGATGTTCTCCCTGCTCCCCTCCTCCATGAAACAGGAGGTTACGGATTTTGTACTCGGTCAAGCTGGAATTCGAGCTGGATTCGCGGATTTTCTTGGCTACTTGCGTGACCGTGAAATTCCGTTTTACGTGACCAGCGGCGGCATTGATTTCTTTGTACATCCGCTGCTCGCCCCATTCGATATACCGCATGAGCATATTTATTGTAACGGTGCAGACTTTAGCACCGATAAAATTACAATTACATGGCCTACTCCCTGTGATGAGCATTGCAGCAGTGACTGCGGCATGTGCAAAACGACCGTCATGAGACAGTTCCAGACCAGCCGCTACGAACGTATTCTGATCGGGGACAGTCTGACGGACTTTGAAGGCGCCAAACTGGCGGATCGCGTGTATTCCAGAGCCCGATTGACCGAGAAATGTCAGGAGCTCGGAGTAAACCATACGCCGTTTGATACGTTCTATGACATCCGGGCCGATCTTATCCAACGTGAAGGAGATAGATAA
- a CDS encoding 2,3-diketo-5-methylthiopentyl-1-phosphate enolase: protein MSYCTATYRIYDDKADFHKKAESIAVGMTVGTWTELPQIKQDEMRVHLGRVENVDVYDSPNGVSGERYADVAISYPDVNFTSDIPALIITVFGKISMDGKIKLLDLKLSDNFMRAYSGPKFGIQGVRELLGVPHRPLLMSIFKSVIGYDLDGLREQFMAQALGGVDLIKDDEILFENPLTPIEQRVKLCRQATEEAKHITGKELLYAVNLTGRTSTLKEQALRAIDAGASALLFNVLPYGFDVLQELSSDPDISVPIAAHPSLAGALYPSPHYGIAASLLLGKLMRVAGADLVLFPSPYGSVVMPREENLAIQRELVTSELAIRSSFPVPSAGIHPGLVPQIISDFGTDVVVNAGGGIHGHPNGASSGGRAFLQAIDASLNGVPLEQAAESLPELKAALDIWGGQK from the coding sequence ATGAGCTATTGTACGGCTACGTACCGTATTTACGACGATAAAGCAGATTTCCACAAAAAAGCCGAATCCATCGCAGTCGGCATGACCGTCGGCACATGGACGGAGCTGCCGCAGATCAAGCAGGACGAGATGCGTGTTCACCTGGGACGCGTCGAGAACGTCGATGTATACGACTCTCCAAACGGTGTCTCGGGCGAGCGTTATGCGGATGTAGCTATTTCCTACCCGGACGTCAACTTCACTTCCGATATCCCTGCCCTGATCATTACTGTTTTCGGCAAGATTTCCATGGACGGCAAAATCAAACTGCTTGACCTGAAGCTGTCCGATAATTTTATGCGGGCGTATTCCGGACCGAAATTCGGCATCCAAGGCGTTCGCGAGCTGCTTGGCGTACCTCATCGCCCACTGCTCATGAGCATCTTCAAATCCGTGATCGGCTATGATCTGGACGGACTGCGCGAACAGTTCATGGCTCAAGCCTTAGGCGGCGTCGATCTCATCAAGGATGATGAGATTCTGTTCGAGAATCCGCTGACACCAATTGAGCAGCGCGTAAAGCTCTGTCGTCAAGCTACAGAAGAAGCCAAGCACATTACAGGCAAGGAGCTTCTCTATGCGGTTAACCTGACCGGGCGCACATCTACGCTGAAGGAACAGGCGCTGCGGGCTATCGATGCAGGCGCATCCGCCCTTTTGTTCAACGTTTTGCCTTACGGGTTCGACGTCCTGCAGGAGCTGAGCAGCGATCCGGATATTTCCGTGCCGATTGCCGCGCATCCCTCTCTTGCCGGAGCTCTATATCCTTCACCGCACTACGGCATTGCCGCGTCACTGTTACTTGGGAAGCTCATGCGCGTCGCCGGAGCTGACCTCGTACTCTTTCCATCTCCATACGGATCGGTCGTCATGCCGCGGGAAGAGAATCTGGCCATCCAACGCGAGCTAGTAACGTCAGAGCTGGCGATCCGCAGCAGTTTTCCGGTTCCTTCGGCGGGTATCCATCCCGGACTTGTTCCGCAGATCATTAGCGATTTCGGTACCGATGTTGTGGTGAATGCCGGGGGCGGTATCCACGGCCATCCGAATGGAGCCAGCAGTGGCGGTCGTGCCTTCCTGCAAGCGATTGACGCTTCACTGAACGGCGTACCGCTGGAGCAGGCCGCAGAAAGCCTGCCGGAATTGAAGGCCGCACTGGATATTTGGGGAGGACAAAAATGA
- the proC gene encoding pyrroline-5-carboxylate reductase, whose product MTNNIKNNEPSICFYGAGSMAEAIVRGLIHRKVASPKAISMLNRSNQERLTYLEDTYGIQTGRDDAEKEAYLSSASVIVLAMKPKDAGQALKALGSLLNKDQLVVSVIAGLSISTIQALLGYEAPIARTMPNTSSSIGHGATGISFSTEVTEEQTKQVLAMFEAVGMVQVIPEEQMEILTGVSGSGPAYIYYMMEAMIEAGIEGGLTPGQARDLTVQTVLGAASMMKETGEEPAKLRKDITSPNGSTQAALETLAAGSFNGIVKAAVHRAAERSKEMGEAVKEALL is encoded by the coding sequence ATGACAAATAACATCAAGAATAATGAACCTTCGATCTGCTTTTATGGCGCTGGTTCTATGGCAGAGGCCATCGTACGCGGGTTAATTCACCGCAAAGTAGCCTCGCCAAAAGCCATCTCCATGCTGAACCGCAGTAATCAGGAGCGGCTGACCTACTTAGAAGATACCTACGGTATTCAGACAGGACGCGACGATGCGGAGAAAGAGGCCTATCTCTCCTCCGCATCGGTCATCGTCCTGGCAATGAAGCCTAAAGATGCTGGCCAGGCGCTCAAAGCGCTGGGATCGTTGCTGAATAAGGATCAGCTAGTGGTATCCGTCATTGCCGGCCTATCTATCTCTACAATTCAAGCGCTGCTTGGCTATGAAGCGCCAATTGCCCGCACGATGCCGAACACTTCAAGCTCGATCGGTCATGGAGCGACCGGCATCTCCTTCTCCACTGAAGTGACTGAGGAGCAAACGAAGCAGGTCTTGGCGATGTTTGAGGCTGTGGGCATGGTTCAAGTCATACCTGAGGAGCAAATGGAAATTTTGACAGGCGTATCTGGAAGCGGCCCCGCCTACATCTATTACATGATGGAAGCGATGATCGAAGCAGGCATCGAAGGCGGGCTGACCCCCGGGCAGGCGCGAGACCTTACCGTGCAGACCGTGCTCGGTGCCGCTTCCATGATGAAGGAGACGGGTGAGGAGCCCGCCAAGCTCCGCAAGGACATCACTTCCCCGAATGGGTCTACGCAAGCCGCGCTGGAGACGCTGGCCGCAGGCAGCTTTAACGGGATTGTTAAGGCCGCTGTGCATCGAGCCGCCGAACGTTCCAAGGAAATGGGTGAAGCAGTAAAGGAGGCATTGTTATGA
- a CDS encoding glutamate-5-semialdehyde dehydrogenase has protein sequence MSEVRQKAELAGRATNVLNSLTTEQKNKALLDCAQALIDHSEAIIEANKEDLQRGRENGTSVSLLDRLALTEERIASIAEGLRQIVELPDPIGETLETIERPNGLHIVKKRVPLGVIGMIYEARPNVTVDAIGLCLKTGNAVVLRGGSSALSSNRKIVEIIHGSLATSAVPRDAVQLIEDPNRSSVDEMLKLNGLLDVVIPRGGSSLIQNVVQNATVPVIETGAGICHTFLDATANPSMAAEITLNAKVQRPSVCNAMETLLIHKNFAQSHFANIADKLRESNVELRGCEETRCLIDWAQPALEEDYATEYNDYILNIKIVDNLDEALQHINRFGTKHSECIVTEDGANAERFLQEVDAAAVYHNASTRFTDGFEFGFGAEIGISTQKLHARGPMGLPALTSSKYIIQGSGQIRS, from the coding sequence ATGAGCGAAGTAAGACAAAAGGCAGAGCTAGCTGGTAGAGCAACCAACGTATTGAATAGTCTAACGACAGAACAAAAAAATAAGGCATTGCTGGATTGCGCCCAAGCCTTAATCGATCATAGCGAAGCGATTATCGAGGCGAACAAGGAAGATTTGCAGCGCGGCCGGGAGAACGGTACCTCCGTATCCTTGCTGGATCGGCTTGCACTAACAGAAGAGCGGATTGCCAGTATCGCGGAAGGACTTCGTCAAATCGTAGAACTGCCGGATCCGATCGGAGAAACACTGGAGACAATCGAGCGCCCGAACGGTCTTCATATCGTCAAGAAGCGTGTCCCACTAGGAGTCATTGGTATGATTTATGAAGCGCGTCCGAACGTTACGGTCGATGCCATCGGATTGTGCCTGAAGACCGGCAACGCCGTCGTACTGCGGGGCGGCTCCTCTGCCCTGTCCTCCAATCGCAAAATTGTAGAAATTATCCATGGATCGCTTGCAACCAGCGCCGTACCGCGCGATGCGGTCCAACTTATCGAAGATCCTAACCGCTCTTCCGTGGACGAGATGCTTAAGCTGAACGGACTGCTGGATGTCGTAATTCCGCGCGGCGGCAGTTCATTGATCCAAAATGTCGTGCAAAACGCCACCGTACCAGTTATTGAGACAGGTGCTGGCATTTGCCATACGTTCTTAGATGCGACAGCAAATCCGAGCATGGCTGCAGAGATTACGCTTAATGCCAAAGTACAGCGCCCTTCCGTCTGCAACGCAATGGAGACGCTGCTTATCCATAAAAACTTCGCACAGTCTCATTTTGCGAATATCGCGGATAAGCTGCGCGAGTCCAATGTAGAGCTGCGTGGCTGCGAGGAAACGCGCTGCCTGATCGATTGGGCACAACCGGCGCTGGAAGAGGATTACGCCACGGAATACAACGATTATATTCTTAATATTAAAATTGTCGATAACCTGGATGAAGCTCTCCAGCATATTAACCGTTTCGGTACAAAGCACTCCGAATGCATTGTGACCGAGGACGGCGCGAACGCGGAACGCTTCCTGCAGGAAGTGGATGCGGCAGCCGTTTATCATAATGCCTCCACGCGCTTCACAGACGGATTTGAGTTTGGTTTTGGAGCCGAGATCGGGATCAGCACGCAGAAGCTGCATGCCAGGGGCCCAATGGGACTGCCAGCGTTGACTTCAAGCAAGTACATTATTCAGGGAAGCGGACAGATTCGGAGCTAA
- the proB gene encoding glutamate 5-kinase, which produces MLRRIVVKIGSSSLTSPEGGLNREAIAYFAAELAGLQSHGCQVLLVTSGAVAAGFREIGYPERPKLLHEKQAAAAVGQALLMQSYREELSMHSVSSAQILLTRSDFQNRKRTGNASMAIEELLKQNVLPIINENDTVSVDELKFGDNDTLSALVANLIRADQLIILTDMDGLYTEDPRINPAAKRIERVEEITDEIYAIAGGAGSSVGTGGMRSKIDAAKIATRGGVPVFVGKVNLPGQLSNILKGQGKGTYFETRSSTLPRKKQWLGFLSTPLGTLTVDDGAEEALIHGGRSLLPVGVRHALGYFHAGDVVEVVNRDKETLGRGIVNYDSEQLQEIMGLAGTEVIKKLEGIHRLEVIHRDEWISLKL; this is translated from the coding sequence ATGCTACGCCGTATCGTTGTCAAAATAGGGAGCAGCTCACTGACTTCTCCAGAAGGAGGGTTAAATCGAGAAGCCATCGCCTACTTCGCAGCCGAATTAGCCGGGCTCCAATCTCACGGTTGCCAGGTACTCCTGGTTACCTCCGGTGCCGTGGCTGCCGGCTTCCGGGAAATAGGCTATCCGGAGCGTCCGAAGCTGCTCCATGAGAAGCAAGCCGCTGCCGCTGTCGGGCAAGCGCTGCTCATGCAAAGCTATCGCGAAGAACTGTCTATGCATAGCGTCTCCTCAGCCCAAATACTGCTGACCCGCTCGGATTTCCAGAACCGCAAGCGAACGGGCAATGCCAGCATGGCCATAGAGGAATTGTTAAAACAAAACGTACTACCGATCATTAATGAGAATGACACCGTTTCAGTCGATGAGCTGAAGTTCGGCGATAATGATACCTTATCCGCGCTTGTCGCGAACTTGATCCGAGCAGATCAATTGATCATTCTAACGGACATGGACGGTTTATACACGGAGGATCCGCGCATCAATCCCGCTGCCAAGCGCATCGAGCGAGTCGAAGAAATCACCGATGAAATATACGCTATTGCCGGGGGCGCAGGCTCCTCGGTGGGAACGGGCGGCATGCGCTCGAAGATCGATGCAGCCAAAATTGCTACCCGCGGTGGTGTGCCTGTATTCGTAGGAAAAGTCAACCTGCCGGGCCAGTTAAGCAACATTCTGAAAGGCCAGGGCAAAGGGACATACTTCGAGACGCGTTCCTCCACGCTGCCGCGCAAAAAACAATGGCTTGGATTTTTATCCACGCCGCTAGGCACGCTCACCGTCGATGATGGAGCAGAAGAAGCGCTTATTCATGGAGGCCGTAGCCTCTTGCCCGTCGGCGTGAGACATGCCCTTGGCTATTTTCATGCCGGAGATGTCGTTGAGGTCGTCAATCGGGACAAAGAAACGCTCGGGCGCGGAATTGTGAACTATGATTCTGAGCAATTACAAGAGATAATGGGATTAGCGGGCACAGAAGTCATTAAGAAACTGGAAGGCATCCATCGTCTTGAAGTCATTCATCGGGATGAATGGATTTCATTAAAGTTATAA